In a genomic window of Sebaldella sp. S0638:
- a CDS encoding M15 family metallopeptidase → MNYKGIEYDVTNEKQEGDILYLALRKVKNKESKPEIIENTGFKFSQRSLNSLKRIHPDLVKVMTEAIKTSPVDFTITDELRTTAQQQALYAKGRTASGKIVTYTDGVKKKSNHQAKSDGYGYAVDLYAYYGGKVQVDDDKTIINKIAPHIKFVAKKLGINIEWGGDWKSFKDYPHFELKK, encoded by the coding sequence ATGAATTATAAAGGAATAGAATATGATGTAACAAATGAAAAACAGGAAGGAGATATTTTATATCTTGCATTGAGAAAAGTAAAAAATAAAGAGAGTAAGCCGGAAATTATTGAAAATACAGGATTTAAATTTAGTCAAAGAAGTTTGAACAGTTTAAAAAGAATACATCCGGACTTAGTAAAAGTAATGACAGAAGCAATAAAAACAAGTCCTGTAGATTTTACTATAACAGATGAGTTAAGAACAACTGCACAGCAACAAGCATTATATGCAAAAGGGAGAACAGCCTCAGGTAAAATCGTAACTTATACGGACGGAGTAAAGAAGAAATCAAATCATCAGGCTAAATCAGACGGTTATGGTTATGCTGTTGATTTATATGCATATTATGGTGGGAAAGTACAGGTAGATGATGATAAGACAATCATTAATAAAATAGCACCTCACATAAAATTTGTAGCAAAAAAATTAGGAATAAATATAGAATGGGGTGGAGACTGGAAAAGTTTCAAGGATTACCCGCATTTTGAACTTAAAAAATAG
- a CDS encoding N-acetylmuramoyl-L-alanine amidase: MKRKAILNIGHGNTINKKGVRVYDPGAIGNGFEEYKYNYDLVNKYVSPYLKEMEVDHEVIIQSERFSKLPDEINRISTKDDVIVSFHLNSVDYNEGNGVEVFYYPTSSKGKELARKMLEANLCITKLKNRGIKPNVSGARGHALFQKTKATAVLIESGFISNDRDIATLNAVQEQLGRSYAKAIAEYIKG, translated from the coding sequence ATGAAAAGAAAAGCAATACTTAACATAGGACATGGTAATACGATAAATAAGAAAGGGGTGAGAGTTTATGACCCCGGAGCCATAGGGAACGGATTTGAAGAGTATAAATACAATTATGATCTGGTAAATAAATATGTATCTCCATACTTAAAAGAAATGGAAGTAGATCATGAAGTAATAATACAAAGTGAGAGATTTTCCAAGTTACCAGATGAAATAAACAGAATAAGTACAAAAGATGATGTTATTGTATCATTTCATTTAAATTCTGTGGATTATAATGAAGGAAACGGAGTAGAGGTATTTTATTACCCTACGAGTTCAAAAGGCAAGGAATTAGCACGAAAAATGCTTGAGGCTAACTTATGTATAACTAAATTAAAAAACAGAGGAATAAAGCCAAATGTGAGTGGAGCAAGAGGGCATGCATTATTTCAAAAGACAAAAGCAACCGCAGTACTAATAGAAAGTGGCTTCATATCAAATGACAGGGATATAGCGACACTTAATGCAGTTCAGGAACAATTAGGAAGAAGTTATGCGAAAGCAATAGCAGAATATATAAAGGGCTAG